In Macadamia integrifolia cultivar HAES 741 chromosome 5, SCU_Mint_v3, whole genome shotgun sequence, a single window of DNA contains:
- the LOC122079206 gene encoding ABC transporter G family member 42-like, producing MDGLERVWDSGRRASHSMSRSISRRNWGVEDVFVKSSRTSGGVDDDEEALRWAALEKLPTYDRLRTTIMKSFVENHDHQDQQGSKLVHKEVDVRKLDMNDRQDFIERIFKVAEEDNEKFLRKLRNRIDRVGIQLPTVEVRFENLTVEADCYIGNRALPTLPNAARNLAESVLSLIGIKLAKTTKLTILKGVSGIIKPSRMALLLGPPSSGKTTLLLALAGKLDPNLEVKGQVTYNGHRLNEFVPQKTSAYISQNDVHIGELTVKETLDFSARCQGVGSRYELLAELARREKDAGIFPEAEVDFFMKATAMEGVESSLITDYTLRILGLDICGDTVVGDQMQRGISGGQKKRVTTGEMIVGPTKTLFMDEISTGLDSSTTYQIVKCLQQIVHLTEATIFMSLLQPAPETYDLFDDIILLSEGQIVYQGPREHVLEFFESCGFRCPERKGTADFLQEVTSKKDQEQYWADKSKPYRFISVIEFVNRFKRFHAGLRLENELSVPFDKSRSHKAALVLRKYSVPKMELLRASFDKEWLLIKRNSFVYIFKTVQIIIVAFIAATVFLKTQMHTSTEDDGSVYVGALIFGVVINMFNGFAEITVTIARLPVLYKHRDLLFYPAWVFTLPNFLLRIPISIVEAVVWMVVTYYTIGFAPEATRFFKQLLLIFLVQQMAAAIFRLIAGVCRTTTIASTAGSLMLLILFLLGGFILPRGQIPKWWIWGYWISPLSYSYNAVVVNEMFAPRWMNKLASDNVTRLGIAVMKNNAVFPKRDWFWIGCAALLGFTFLFNVLFTLALMYLNPLGKPQAILSEEVIHEMDASQEESKEEPRIITSRSKRETTPQPLAVADGNNTREMAIRRMSSRSNANGLSRNVDSTLEAANGLAPKRGMVLPFTPQAMSFDNVNYYVDMPPEMKDRGVTEERLQLLREVTGAFRPGVLTALMGVSGAGKTTLMDVLAGRKTGGYIEGDIKISGFPKKQETFARISGYCEQNDIHSPQVTVRESLIYSAFLRLPKEISKEEKMKFVDEVMELVELDNLKDAIVGLPGITGLSTEQRKRLTIAVELVANPSIIFMDEPTSGLDARAAAIVMRTVRNTVDTGRTVVCTIHQPSIDIFEAFDELLLMKRGGQVIYAGPLGRNSQKIIEYFEAIPGVPMIKENYNPAAWMLEASSIGTEIRLGIDFAEYYKSSSLHQRNKALVKDLSTPAPGAKDLYFPTMYSQSTWEQFKSCLWKQWWTYWRSPDYNLVRFIFTLACALMIGTIFWKVGSKRESSTELSVIIGAMYAAVLFAGINNCSTVQPVVSIERTVFYRERAAGMYSALPYAIAQVVTEIPFVFVQTTYYTLIVYAMVSFEWTVVKFFWFFFISFFSFLYFTYYGMMTVAITPNHQVAAIFAAAFFGLFNLFSGFFVPKTKIPKWWIWYYWICPVAWTVYGLIVSQYGDLEQLIRVSGGNRQSIKSYVEGHYGYDTNFMGPIAGVLVGFAVFFAFMFAYAIKALNFQQR from the exons ATGGATGGGCTAGAGAGAGTATGGGATTCTGGGAGGCGAGCTAGTCATAGCATGAGTAGAAGCATAAGCAGGAGAAATTGGGGAGTGGAGGATGTGTTTGTAAAGTCGTCAAGAACAAGTGGAGGTGTCGATGATGATGAAGAGGCACTCAGGTGGGCTGCTCTGGAGAAGCTGCCCACCTATGATCGCCTTAGAACCACTATCATGAAATCATTTGTGGAAAATCATGATCATCAGGACCAACAAGGAAGCAAGTTGGTGCACAAGGAGGTTGATGTTAGGAAGCTTGACATGAATGACCGCCAAGATTTCATTGAAAGGATCTTTAAGGTTGCAGAGGAAGACAATGAGAAGTTCTTGCGCAAGCTTAGGAACCGAATTGACAG AGTTGGAATCCAGCTTCCAACAGTAGAAGTTAGGTTTGAGAACTTGACAGTTGAGGCAGATTGCTACATTGGAAACAGAGCTCTCCCTACCCTCCCAAATGCTGCTAGGAACCTTGCAGAATCAGTTCTAAGCTTAATAGGGATCAAACTAGCTAAAACAACAAAACTAACAATCCTAAAGGGTGTCTCAGGCATTATAAAACCTTCAAGGATGGCACTTTTGCTAGGCCCTCCTTCCTCTGGGAAGACGACTCTGTTGCTGGCACTTGCAGGAAAGCTGGATCCAAATTTGGAG GTTAAAGGACAAGTGACATACAATGGGCATAGACTGAATGAATTTGTGCCTCAGAAGACCTCTGCTTACATTAGCCAGAATGATGTTCACATAGGAGAATTAACTGTAAAAGAAACACTAGATTTCTCAGCTAGGTGCCAAGGAGTTGGGTCTAGATATG AACTCCTGGCTGAGCttgcaagaagagagaaggatgCCGGAATTTTCCCGGAGGCCGAAGTCGACTTTTTCATGAAG GCAACTGCAATGGAAGGGGTTGAAAGCAGCTTGATCACAGACTACACTCTCAGG ATATTGGGGCTTGATATATGTGGAGACACAGTCGTAGGAGATCAGATGCAGAGAGGAATATCTGGTGGACAAAAGAAACGTGTGACTACTg GAGAGATGATCGTAGGACCCACGAAGACTCTATTCATGGATGAGATATCAACGGGTCTAGACAGCTCCACCACCTATCAGATAGTGAAGTGCTTGCAGCAGATTGTACACCTCACTGAGGCTACCATCTTCATGTCCCTCCTCCAACCTGCTCCAGAGACATACGATCTCTTCGACGACATCATTCTCCTCTCCGAGGGCCAGATAGTATACCAGGGCCCACGAGAGCACGTCCTCGAGTTCTTTGAAAGCTGTGGCTTCCGATGTCCAGAGAGAAAGGGAACCGCTGATTTCTTACAAGAG GTAACCTCGAAGAAGGATCAAGAACAATACTGGGCTGACAAGAGCAAACCGTACCGGTTCATATCGGTTATCGAATTTGTGAACCGGTTCAAGAGGTTCCATGCCGGGTTGCGCCTGGAGAACGAGCTCTCAGTCCCATTCGACAAGAGCAGAAGCCACAAGGCAGCACTGGTGTTGAGAAAGTATTCCGTCCCTAAGATGGAGCTCTTGAGGGCCTCCTTCGATAAGGAATGGCTTCTCATCAAGAGGAACTCCTTCGTCTACATCTTCAAGACTGTCCAGATTATCATTGTTGCGTTCATTGCTGCGACGGTGTTCTTGAAGACCCAGATGCACACCTCAACCGAGGATGATGGCTCCGTCTATGTCGGTGCACTCATTTTTGGTGTGGTAATCAATATGTTCAATGGGTTTGCAGAGATCACCGTCACCATCGCAAGGCTTCCCGTGTTGTATAAGCACAGAGACCTCCTCTTTTATCCTGCCTGGGTCTTCACCCTCCCAAATTTCCTTCTTAGGATCCCAATCTCCATCGTTGAAGCAGTTGTTTGGATGGTCGTGACTTACTACACCATTGGCTTTGCTCCAGAGGCTACCAG GTTTTTCAAGCAACTACTACTCATATTTTTGGTACAACAAATGGCGGCAGCTATCTTCAGGCTCATAGCTGGAGTGTGCAGGACTACGACCATTGCAAGCACAGCTGGATCACTCATGCTCCTCATCCTGTTCTTGCTTGGTGGTTTTATCCTCCCTCGAG GACAAATTCCCAAATGGTGGATCTGGGGCTACTGGATTTCTCCTCTCTCATACAGTTATAATGCTGTTGTTGTGAATGAGATGTTTGCTCCAAGGTGGATGAACAAATTG GCATCTGATAACGTTACAAGGTTGGGTATTGCTGTGATGAAGAACAATGCTGTCTTCCCAAAGAGAGACTGGTTTTGGATTGGGTGTGCTGCCCTTTTGGGGTTCACATTCCTCTTTAATGTCCTCTTCACCCTTGCACTTATGTACCTTAACC CTCTTGGAAAACCACAAGCAATTCTATCCGAAGAAGTGATCCATGAGATGGACGCCAGCCAAGAAGAATCGAAGGAAGAACCAAGAATCATAACATCAAGGTCGAAGAGAGAAACAACCCCTCAACCTCTAGCAGTGGCAGACGGAAACAATACAA GAGAAATGGCAATCCGACGAATGAGTAGTCGAAGCAATGCTAATGGACttagtagaaatgttgattcaACCCTTGAAGCAGCAAATGGGCTTGCTCCCAAGAGGGGGATGGTTCTTCCTTTCACGCCTCAAGCCATGTCATTTGACAATGTGAACTACTATGTCGACATGCCCCCG GAAATGAAAGACCGAGGGGTGACAGAAGAGAGACTCCAGTTACTTAGGGAAGTGACAGGGGCATTTAGGCCTGGTGTCCTCACTGCACTGATGGGAGTTAGTGGGGCTGGAAAGACAACATTGATGGATGTTCTTGCAGGTAGAAAGACAGGGGGATACATTGAAGGTGATATTAAAATCTCAGGTTTCCCTAAGAAGCAAGAAACCTTTGCGAGAATATCGGGTTACTGTGAACAGAATGATATCCATTCGCCCCAAGTCACTGTTAGGGAATCCTTGATCTACTCTGCTTTCCTCCGTCTTCCAAAAGAGATCAGCAAAGAGGAAAAGATG AAATTTGTGGATGAAGTGATGGAACTAGTAGAGCTTGACAATCTCAAGGATGCTATAGTGGGGCTTCCAGGGATTACGGGTCTATCAACTGAACAACGGAAGAGGTTGACAATTGCTGTGGAGCTTGTTGCTAATCCTTCAATTATCTTTATGGATGAACCAACATCAGGACTTGATGCAAGGGCGGCTGCTATTGTCATGAGAACTGTTAGGAACACTGTTGACACCGGCAGAACAGTTGTTTGCACTATTCATCAACCTAGCATTGATATTTTTGAAGCTTTTGATGAG CTGCTATTGATGAAAAGAGGGGGACAAGTAATCTATGCAGGTCCATTGGGTCGAAACTCTCAAAAGATTATCGAGTACTTTGAG GCCATTCCTGGGGTCCCAATGATCAAAGAAAATTACAACCCTGCAGCATGGATGTTGGAAGCTAGCTCTATTGGTACTGAAATTCGGCTTGGAATTGATTTTGCTGAGTATTACAAATCATCATCCTTGCATCA GCGAAACAAGGCATTAGTTAAGGATTTGAGCACCCCAGCCCCTGGAGCAAAAGATCTTTATTTTCCTACTATGTATTCTCAGTcaacatgggagcagttcaaatCTTGCCTATGGAAACAATGGTGGACGTATTGGAGAAGTCCAGATTACAATCTTGTCAGATTTATCTTCACCTTGGCTTGTGCCCTTATGATCGGGACAATCTTCTGGAAGGTTGGCTCTAAAAG GGAGAGTTCTACTGAACTATCTGTCATTATCGGAGCTATGTATGCTGCTGTCCTATTTGCTGGAATTAACAATTGCTCCACTGTACAACCGGTTGTATCCATTGAAAGAACAGTGTTCTATCGTGAAAGAGCTGCTGGGATGTACTCTGCCTTACCATATGCTATTGCACAG GTGGTCACTGAGATCCCATTTGTATTTGTGCAAACTACATATTACACACTTATTGTGTATGCCATGGTCAGCTTTGAATGGACAGTAGTGAAGTTCTTTTGGTTCTTTTTCATCAGCTTCTTCTCATTTCTCTACTTCACTTACTATGGAATGATGACCGTTGCCATCACACCGAACCACCAAGTTGCTGCGATTTTTGCCGCTGCTTTCTTTGGGCTCTTTAATCTCTTTTCAGGCTTCTTTGTCCCTAAAACA AAAATTCCAAAGTGGTGGATCTGGTATTACTGGATTTGCCCAGTGGCATGGACAGTTTATGGGCTTATAGTTTCACAATATGGAGACCTGGAGCAACTAATCAGAGTGTCTGGAGGGAATCGCCAGAGCATTAAGAGCTATGTGGAAGGACACTATGGTTATGATACAAATTTCATGGGCCCAATTGCAGGAGTTCTTGTTGGATTTGCAGTTTTCTTTGCATTTATGTTTGCATATGCCATTAAGGCATTGAACTTCCAGCAGAGGTAG